In the Nocardioides marmotae genome, CCCACCTGGCCGACGTCGACGCCGGGGTCGCAGTGCAGGGCGAAGATGCGGTCCACGTCCTCGAGCACGCCGAGGCTCATCAGGTGCACCGCACCGCCGGGCATGACCTCCTCGGCGGGCTGGAAGAGCAGCCGCACCCGGCCACCCAGCAGCCCCTCCTCGTGGACCCGGGAGAGCGCGAGGGCCGCGCCCACCACCGCGGTGGTGTGCACGTCGTGCCCGCAGGCGTGGGCGACGTCGGGGACCGTGCTGCGCCACGGGTCGTCGGTGATGTCGTGGACCGGCAGGGCGTCGAGGTCGGCGCGGAGCGCGGCCACCGGCCCCCGCTCCCCCAGCTCGGCGACGACGCCGGACCGCGGCATCGCCGTCACCCGCCAGCCGGCCTCCTCGACGCGCGCGGCGACCAGGGCGCAGGTGCGCTCCTCGTGCCAGGACAGCTCGGGGTGGGCATGCAGGTCCCGGCGCAGGTCGACGAGCTCCGCCTCGTGCTTCTCGACGGCCTCGCGGATCAGGTCGTGCACGCGCGGGTCCCTGGTCATCAGGCCTCCCAGGTTAGACCCCGGCCCGAGCCGACCGGCCCACCCCGTCTCACGCGTCCGCCGACGCCCGCGCCTCCTCGACCCACGCCCGGACCCGCGCGGTCGGGACACGCAGCGCCCGCGCGACGTCCCCGACCGGGTAGCCCGCCTCGAGGACGGCGGCGACCGCGAAGTCCTGGGGGCCGGTGAAGCGGCGCCCGCCCAGCGGGGCCGCGGGATCCGCCGCGGGCACGCCGGCCCCGCCGACGTCCGGGCCGACGTGCGGGCCGACGTCCGGGCCGACGTGCGGGCCGACGTCCGGGCCGGCTTCCGGCTCCGCCTCGAACGTGGAGCCGGCCGCCCCGACGGGCGCCTGCGTCCGGGGCGGGGCGTACCCCGCCAGGGCCTCGCGCCCCCGGGCGACCAGGGCCTGCTCGAGCAGCCGCCGCAGCTCGCGCTGGCCGCGCCGCCGGCGGCGGACGAAGACCGTCCCGAACGCCGGCACGACCAGCACCAGCAGGCCCGGCAGCGCGCTGCCGTGCTCCTCGAGCCAGAGGACCGCGCGGGGGCGGTAGGACCATGCGCCGGTGGTGTCCCCCTGCTGCACCTCGGCCCCGTCTGCGTCGGCCACGGCCCCGGGCCCGCGGCCGGTCATCGCGTTGCCGTCGACGACCGCCCGGGCGTCCTCGCCGGCCACCCGCACCCCGGTGCCGGTACCGACGGCGATGTCGTTGCCGCGTACCTCGCCCGTGGAGTCGGTGAGGGAGACCCCCGTCGTGCGGGCCCTCACCGTCGAGCGCTCGACCCGGGCGCCGCTCACCTCCTCCACGACGATGCCGGTCGCGCCCTGCGAGCGGACCACCGACCGGTCGACGACCAGGCCGTCGGCCGGCCCGCGGACCGCGAGCGCGGTCCCGTCCGCGAGGAGGGTGCTGCGGTCGACCTGCAGCCCGTCGAGGCGCAGCACCAGCACCCCGCCGCCGTCGTTGTCGGCCACCAGGCTCCGGCGGAGGACGACGCCGGCGTAGTTGGTGGTGCTGTAGCCCGCGGAGTTCGGGCCGTCGGCGAGCGGCGAGCCGTCCACGAGCAGGCCGTAGCCCCCCGACCGGGTCAGCCGGGCGCGCTCGACGACGACGCGCGAGGCGCCGTTGCCGACCTTGATCGCCGCCCCGCCCGACCGGTCGACCGAGACGCCGGTCAGGCGCACCCGGTGCGAGCGGTTGGTGACCTCGACGCCGTCCCGCTCCACCGCGGTCACCTCGGTGCGCCGGACGACGCTGCGCTCGACACCGGAGAGGTAGAGCCCGATGTGCGACGCGCGCACCCGCACCCCGACCAGGTCCGCGGTGGCCGAGGTCTCCGGCGAGCCGGTCACGGCGAGCCCCCCGGTGCGGCCGCTCCAGTAGCCGAGGTGGTCGGTCTCGACGTCCGCGAGCCGCAGCCGGCCGTCCTTGACCAGCAGGTAGGCGCGACCGTCGGAGGTCTCCCGATCGGCCGCCTTCCGCCGGGGGTCCCACCCGACCAGCCGCAGCGGTCGCCCCGGGGCGCCGGACAGGGCCAGGTCCCCGCCCCAGGTGACCAGGCTGGCGTGCGCCCGGGCGCCGCTGTGCATCCGCAGGGTCGTGGCCGGCAGGTGCAGCGCCACGCGGGCACCGCGCCGCGCCACCACCGGCCGGACGAGCTCGACCACGCCCGGGCCCGTGCGGCGCAGCGCGCCGGCCGCCACCAGCGCGTCCACGCCGTACGCCGCGGGGCGCGGGCCGAGGACCACGGTCGCGCCGACGCGGGTCGTCCCCACGGCCGGGCCGAGGCTGACCGCTCGCAGCCGGGCGTCCTCGGCCGCGAGCACCGCGACCTCGGCCGGCACCTCGTCGAGCGCCGGCGCGGCCACCGGGGCCTCGTCCGCGGGGGCGGCCGGGTCGGGTGGCTCGATGTGCTGGCGGAGCACCGCCAGCCCGAGGACGATCCCGACCACCGCGACCAGGCAGACGGCGCGGATGAGCCGGCGCACCGCGACGTGGACGGTGTCGCCGCGCTCCGCGGCGGTCGGGGCGCTCACGTCGGTCACCTCGGTCACGTCGCTCACACCGGCGCCGGGGCCTTGGACAGGCTGGCCTCGCTCTGCCCCTCGCCCCCGATGGTGTCGGCCGAGCGGGTCAGCCAGCCCTGCTTGTTCATCGTGAAGAAGGCGTAGGTCTTGACCGGGCCGGCGATGAACAGGATCACCAGCGCCACCACGGGGAGGATCCAGACGTCCTCCGGTCGGCGCCACAGGTGCGACATCCCGCGGATCGCCCGGCCGACGAAGAGCCAGACCAGGGCCGCGGCGAGGGCGGTCCAGGGGTGGTCGGAGCGCACGGCGAGCGCGACGTAGGCGAGCGCGATCGTGCTGCTCACCGGGGTCAGCAGGATCTGCATCACCGTGACCTGCGAGATCAGCGGCACCCGGAAGATCCAGCCGTGCCGGATGGCGGTGAGGTAGCAGCGGTAGGAGTTGCGGCTCCACCGCACCCGCTGCTTGACGAAGGCCTTGAACGTGTCGGGGAACATCGACAGCGCTCGCGCACTGTCCTGGTGGGCGACCCGGTAGCCCTGGGAGATCGTCAGCCAGGTCATCCGGCCGTCGTCGCCGGCGATGCACTGCCGGCCGCGGAAGATCTCGTTCTCCAGCCGGTCGACCTGGGGCACGATCACCGCCGCCCGGTAGGCGCTGGTCCGCCCGGAGGCGCAGATGACGCCACCGAAGCGGCCCATGGCGGGGGCGTAGTCGTAGTAGCGCAGGTCGATGATCCAGTCCGCGACGCGGCGCCAGATGCTCGTCTTGGGCAGGTAGACGTTCTGCCGCGTGCTCACCGCACCGACGGCCGGGTCCGCGAACGGCATCTGGATCGCGTCGTGCATGCCGGCCTCCCACACGGTGTCGGAGTCGACGAAGATCACCAGCTCGGTGTCGACCATCCGCATCCCCACGCCGAGCGCGGAGCGCTTGCCGTTGTGCTTGAACATCACGACCTCGACCTCGGGCCGGCCGAGCGCCTCGATCCGCTCCTGCGCCTCGGTGTCGGCGAGGTCGAGCACGATGATGATCCGGGACGGCCCCTGCGCCAGCCACGTCTCCAGGCAGCGCAGCAGCACGTCGGGGTCCTCGCGGAAGGACGGGACGACCACGGTCGTCGTCGTCCGGAAGTCGTTGAGCACCGGCCGCGACGTCGCCGAGAGGAGCTTGCGGACCAGCCAGAACGTCCACGACACGATGCCGATCACGCCGAAGGGCACCAGCCACCCGGGCAGGTCGCGGACGTGCGGGAGCAGCTCCACGCGGACTCTCCCTCGTGCGGTGACGGGCGGGACGGACACGCCGCTGGAGCCGAGCCCCCCATCGGTGGCCCGACTGTAAAGGAATCGATGGGTCGCTGTGTCCCGTTCGGCCGCGCGGTGTCCCCGGCGCTGCCACGATGGCCCGGTGAGAGCCGCCCGGTCAGCAGCGCGGCTCGCCCTGGCCTCCCTCGCCCTCGGTCTCGTCGCCGGCACGGCGGGCTGCAGCGGGGGCCCAGCGGCCCCCGAGGGCGTCGGCGCCCCCACCGGGTGCGACGGCCCGCCCCGGATCGGCAGCAGCGCCGAGCTCCGCGTCGCCCTGGCCGAGGCGTCCCCCGGCGACGTGCTGGTGCTGGCCGAGGGCCGGTACGACGGCCGGTTCCGGGCCACGGTCTCCGGCACCGCCGAGCGGCCGGTGACGCTGTGCGGGCCGGCCGGCGCGGTGCTCGACGGCGGCAGCACGGGCGGGGGCTACACGCTCCACCTCGAGGAGGCGTCGTACTGGCGGCTCGTGGGGTTCTCGGTGACCGGTGCGCAGAAGGGCCTCGTGCTCGACGGCGCGTCGCACAACCGGGTCGTGGGGCTGCGGATCTCCGGCACCGGCCAGGAGGGTCTCCATCTGCGCACCGGCAGCAGCGACAACCTCGTCGCCCGCAACCGGGTCTGGGCCACCGGCCTGGTCGACCCCGGCTTCGGCGAGGGCGTCTACGTCGGGTCGGCCCGCTCGAACTGGTGCGAGCTCACCGACTGCGAGCCCGACCGCAGCGACGGCAACCGCGTCGTCGGCAACCGGGTGTGGGGCACCGGCGCGGAGGCGGTCGACATCAAGGAGGGCACCCGCGGCGGCGTGCTGCGCGGCAACCGGTTGCGGGGCGGCCGCGTGGTCGACTCGGTGGTCGACCTCAAGGGCAACGGCTGGGTGGTGGCCGGCAACCGCATCGTCGCCCCCACCGGGGACGGCGTGCAGGTCCACGTGGTGGCGCCCGGGTGGGGCCGCCGCAACGCGGTCCGCGCGAACGACGTCACCGCCCCGGCCGGCCTCGCCGTGGACGTGGTGGGCGCCGCCCGCGCCGCCGGCACCGTCGTGGCCTGCGACCAGGGGCCCCGCACCCCGACCGGGAGGGTCACCAATGTCGCGTGCCGATGAGCAGTCGCGTGTCGATGAGCACCGGGTCGCGGTCGTCGTCGAGGACGACCCCGACACCGCCCGCCTGCTGGAGGTGATCCTCACCCAGGCCGGGTTCGAGGTCCACGTGGCCGCCGACGGCCCCTCGGGGGTCGAGGCGGTACGCCGCCACCGGCCGGTGCTCACCACCGTCGACGTCTGGCTGCCGGGCATCGACGGGTTCGAGGTGACCCGCCAGGTCCGCACCTTCAGCGACACCTACCTGGTGATGGTCAGCGCGCTCGGCGGCGAGGACGACATCCTCGGCGGGTTCGAGGCCGGCGCCGACGACTACGTCCGCAAGCCGTTCCGCCCGCGCGAGCTGCGCGCCCGCGTCCTGGGCGTGATGCGCCGCCCGCCGGCCCGGATCCGCCCGGCCGCCCCGGTCGTCGCGCCGGCCGATCCTCCGTGGGCCGATCCCCCGTGGGCCGATCCCCCGTGGGCCGACCCGGCTGCGCCGGTGCCCGAGCCGTCCGCCGTGGTCCCCGAGCCGCCCGCTCCCCCGCCGCAGCCGGCCGGTCCGGTCGTCTTCGACGGTGCGCTGATCCGCTTCCGCGGGCTGCTCGTCGACCCGGGCGCGGGGACCGCGAGCGCCGACGGCCGCCTCCTGGCGCTGGACCGCATGCAGTTCGACCTGCTCGAGCTGCTGCTCTACTCCGGGGAGCATCCGAGCACCGCCGGGAGCCTCGCGCTGAGCCTGCGGGGCGAGCCCTACCAACCGGGCGCCGTGGTCGCGGAGTCCGACGAGGTGCTGGTGACCCAGGCGGTGCACGCGCTGCTGGCCGAGCTGGGCGACCACCGGCCGGACCCGCGGTGGATCGAGGTCCTGCCGGGCCCCCTCTTCCGGCTCGTGCCCCCGGCCTGATGACGCCTGACGCCCGGTCCGGCCCTCCGAGCCTGCCCGGCTCAGGCCGGCGCGGTCCGCCCCTGGTCGTACGCCGCGAGGATGCGGTCGGCGGCGACGGTCGCGGGCAGCTCGCCGGCGAGCACGGCGGCGCGGACCTCGTCGCGGACGGCGCGGACGGCGGGTGAGTGCCGCAACCGCTGGTCCAGCTCGTCGCGGACCATAGCCCAGGTGAAGTCGAGCTGCTGCTCGGCGCGCTTGCGGGCCAGCCCGTCGCCGCCGAGGTGCGCGCGGTGGGCGAGGACCCGCTCCCACAGGTCGTCGACGCCGACGTCGGTGAGGCCGGAGCAGGTGACCACCGGCGGGGCCCACTCCTCCATGCCGCGCACCATCCGCAGCGCGCCGGCCAGGTCGCGGGCGGCGACCCGCGCCTCGGCCTCGCGGTCGCCGTCGGCCTTGTTCACCGCGATCACGTCGGCGATCTCCAGGATGCCCTTCTTGATGCCCTGGAGCTGGTCGCCGGTGCGGGCGAGGGTGAGGAAGAGGAAGGTGTCGACCATCCCCGCGACGGTGACCTCGGACTGCCCGACGCCGACGGTCTCCACCAGCACCACGTCGTACGACGCCGCCTCGAGCACCGCCATCGCCTGCACCGTCGCGCGGGCGACGCCGCCGAGCGTGCCGGCGCTCGGCGAGGGCCGGATGAAGGCCTGCGGGTCGGTGGCCAGCCGGCCCATCCGGGTCTTGTCGCCCAGCACCGACCCGCCCGTGCGCACCGACGACGGGTCGACCGCCAGCACGCCGACCCGGTGCCCGGCCGAGGTCAGCCGGGTCCCGAGGGACTCGATGAAGGTGGACTTGCCGACCCCGGGCACCCCGGAGATGCCGACCCGGACGACCTCGCGGCCCCCGGCACCGTGGCCGCCGTCCGCGAGCGCGGTGAGCAGCTCGCGCGCCAGCTCGCGGTGCTGGGGCCGCGAGGACTCCACCAGCGTGATCGCCTGGGAGACCGCGGCCCGGCGGCCGGACCGGATCCCCTCGACGAGCGTGGGGACGTCCGGCCGCATCAGTGACCGAGCTGCTCGCGCAGCCGGGCCAGCAGGTCGAGCGCGGACTCCGCGATGACGGTGCCGGGCAGGAACACCGCGGCCGCCCCCGCCTCGAGCAGCGTCGGCACGTCGTCGGGCGGGATCACGCCTCCGATCACCATCATGATGTCGGACCTCCCCTGCTCGGCGAGCGCGTCGCGCAGCGCCGGCAGGAGCGTGAGGTGGCCCGCGGCGAGCGAGCTGACCCCGACGATGTGGACGTCGGCGTCGACCGCCTGCTGCGCGACCTCCTCGGGCGTGGAGAACAGCGGCCCCACGTCGACGTCGAAGCCCATGTCGGCGAAGGCCGAGACGATGACCTTCTGGCCGCGGTCGTGGCCGTCCTGGCCCATCTTGGCGACCAGGATGCGCGGGCGGCGGCCCTCGTTCTCCTCGAACTCCGCCGTCGCGGACAGGACCTGCTGGACCAGGGTGCCGTCGCCCTCGCCGGCGGTGTCGCGGTACACGCCGGAGATCGTACGGATCACGGCCTGGTGGCGGCCGTAGACCTTCTCCAGCGCCTCGGAGATCTCCCCGACGGTCGCCTTGGCGCGCGCCGCGTCGACGGCCAGCCCGAGCAGGTTGCCGTCGAGGCCCTGGCCCGCGCCGCGCTCGGCGCTGTTGGTGAGCGCCTCGAGCGCGCGGCGTACGGCGTCGTCGTCGCGCTCCGCGCGCAGCCGCTCGAGCTTGGCGACCTGCTGGCGGTAGACGTCGTCGTTGTCGACCTTGAGCACGTCGAGCTTGTCCTCGGCCGCGAGCCGGAAGGTGTTGACGCCGATGACCTTCTGCGCGCCGGAGTCGATCCGCGCCTGGGTGCGGGCCGCGGCCTCCTCGATGCGCATCTTCGGGATGCCCTGCTCGATCGCCTTGGCCATGCCGCCGGCCTGCTCGGCCTCCTGGATGTGGGCCCAGGCGCGCTCGGCGATGTCGTGGGTCAGCCGCTCGACGTAGTAGGAGCCGGCCCACGGGTCGATCGTCCCGGTGGTGCCGCTCTCCTGCTGCAGCAGGAGCTGGGTGTTGCGGGCGATCCGCGCGGAGAAGTCGGTCGGCAGCGCGATCGCCTCGTCCAGGGCGTTGGTGTGCAGCGACTGGGTGTGGCCCTGGGTCGCGGCCATCGCCTCGATCGCGGTCCGGCCGACGTTGTTGAAGACGTCCTGCGCCGTCAGCGACCAGCCGGAGGTCTGGGAGTGGGTCCGCAGGCTCAGCGACTTGGGGTTCTGCGGGTCGAACTGGCGCACCAGGCGCGACCACAGCGCGCGGGCGGCGCGCATCTTGGCGACCTCCATGTAGAAGTTCATGCCGATCGCCCAGAAGAAGCTCAGGCGGGGCGCGAACTGGTCGATGGTCAGCCCGCTCTCGAGGCCGGCGCGGATGTACTCCACGCCGTCGGCGAGGGTGTAGGCGAGCTCGAGGTCGGCGGTCGCCCCGGCCTCCTGCATGTGGTAGCCGGAGATCGAGATCGAGTTGAACCGCGGCATCCGCTGGCTGGTGAAGGCGAAGATGTCGGAGATGATCCGCATCGACGGCGCCGGCGGGTAGATGTAGGTGTTGCGGACCATGAACTCCTTGAGGATGTCGTTCTGGATGGTCCCCGCGAGCTGCTCCGGCTTCACCCCCTGCTCCTCGGCCGCGGCGATGTAGAGCGCGAGCACCGGCAGGACGGCGCCGTTCATGGTCATCGACACCGACATCGCATCGAGCGGGATGCCGTCGAAGAGGGTGCGGGTGTCGTAGATCGAGTCGATCGCCACGCCGGCCATCCCGACGTCGCCGCGCACGCGCGGGTGGTCGGAGTCGTAGCCGCGGTGGGTGGCCAGGTCGAAGGCGACCGAGAGGCCCTTCTGGCCGGCCGCGAGGTTGCGGCGGTAGAAGGCGTTGGACTCCTCGGCGGTGGAGAAGCCGGCGTACTGCCGGATCGTCCACGGCTGGGTGGTGTACATCGTCGGGTAGGGCCCGCGCAGGAACGGGCTCAGCCCGGGGAAGGTGCCGAGCGCGTCGAGGCCCTCGATGTCGGCGGCGGTGTAGACCGGCGCGATGTCGATGCCCTCGGGCGAGGTCCACGCCTCGGCGTCCGGGGTGGCGGACGGCGCGCCCGCGCCGCCCGCGAGCGGCAGGCCGGCGAAGCTCTTCGGGACGGTCACTGGAGCTGCTCCCTCGTACGGGTCAGGAACGCGAGGGCGTCGACGCCCATCGCGCAGGAGTCGTCGACGCCGTCGCGCGGCTTGCCGGCGACGATGACGTGGCGCGCGCCGGCCTCGCGCAGCGCGGGGACCAGCTGGTCGGCCCACTCGTCGTAGGTCGCGTCGGCGCCGGCGAGGCAGACGACCGGCGTGGTCGAGGCGTCGTACGCCGCCAGCACGTCGGCGACGCTCCCGGTCGGTCCGGCGACCTCGACGGCGATGCCGCCGGCGGCCAGCAGGTTGGTGGCGAAGGTCGCGCGGGCGGTGTGCGCCGCGACCGGGCCCAGCGTGGCGAGGAAGACCGGGCGGGCCGCCGGGGCGTCGCGCAGCTCCTCGAAGGCGGCGCCGTAGCGGCGGACCGCGGCGGCGGCCGGGTCGGGCGCGCGCTCGGGCAGTTGCTCGGCGAGGTGGGGGAACTCGGTGAGCCCGGTGATCGGCCGCTTGCGGGTGGCGATCTCGCGCTCGCGGCGGGCGACGGTCTCGGCGATCGCGTCGTCGAGGGAGGCGCCCTCCTCGAGCCGGCCCAGCACGTCCCACCCGGCCACGGCCAGGTCGTCGGTGAGCTTCTCCACGGCGTAGGAGCCGCCGGCCGGGTCGGCGACCTTGGCGACATGGGCCTCGTCGACCAGCAGGTGGGAGGTGTTGCGCGCGATCCGGCGACCGAAGAGGTCGGGGCGGCCCAGCGGGCTGTCGAACGGCAGGACCGTCACCGCGTCCGCTCCGCCGACGCCGGCCGAGAACGCGGCGACGGTGGTCCGCAGCATGTTCACGTAGGGGTCGTACTTGCTCATCATCGGCCGGCTGGTCACCACGTGCTGGCGCTGCGCGGGCAGCACGTCGGCAGGCACCTCGCTCAGCTCGAGCACGCGCGCCCACAGCCGGCGGGCGGCCCGCAGCTTGGCGATCGTGGGGAACTGCTCGTCGGTCGCGGCGTACCGGAACTCCACGAGGCGAGCGGCCTCGGCGACGTCGATCCCGGCCGCGCTCAGCACGCGCAGCACGCGGGCGCCCACCCACATCGAGTAGCCGAGCTCCTGGGCGTCGGAGGCGCCGAGGTCGTGGGCGACGGTGGCGTCGACGACGACGCCGAGCACCCCCTTCTCCCGCGCGAGGCGGGCGACGGCGACCAGGTCCTCCTCGGAGGCGCGGCCGTCGGCACCGAGGTTGGTGCCCTCGGCCGGGGTCGTCGCGCCGAGGTGGGCGAGGAAGGCCTCGGCCACCGCGACCGGCGCGGTCGGCGCGTCGAGGACGACGGGCGCGAGGTCGAGCAGCACGCCGGCGAGCAGCGCCGGGAGGTCGGTCGCCGCGTCGGCGGTCACCCACAGCGAGACGACGCCGCCGTCGAGGTCGACGAGCGCCTCCTCGTTGGCCTGCTTCGCCGGTACGCCGGTGCCGCCGAGGTGGGCGCGCACGTCCCACGGGCCGACGCGGGTGGGCCGCCCCTGGGTCTGCAGGCCCTCCAGCAGGGCGGGCGTGCCGAGCGGCGTCACCTCGATCCCGTCCAGCGTGGTGCGCGTCAGTCGGGACCAGACGGCTGCGTCGGGGTCGTCGTCCTGGAGCCGGCGGGACTTGCGCAGCACCGCGGCGGCGGCCTGCTCCCAGTCCTGGACCGTCCACCGGTCGCCGTCGCCGGCCAGGTCGAGGGTGCCCTGCTCCGGCTCGAGACCGGCCGGCTCGTCCAGGCCGCCCTCGACCGCGCCTTGGGGTTGCGTCATGGGGCGAACGATAAGGACCGTCACGTGACGGTGACCACCGAGTGTGACGTTTTCGACCCGCGCGACCCGGGCTCGTCGTTACGGTGCGCGACGTGAAGGTGACCGATCCCTCCGGCCAGACATGGCGGGTCAGCCGGCGGTGGGTGCCCTGGCGTCGGCGGATCCGGGGCGGCGTGGACTCCGTCCCGTCCGGCTTCTCCCTCGACGGTGACGACCTGCTGGGGATCGCCCTGCTCCTGGTCTCGCTGATCGTCGTCCCGCTGCTCGCCATCCTGGTGCTCGCCTGGGTCGAGCTGGTCCTGATCGTCGTGGTCCTCCCCTTCGCCGTCGCGTGGCGGCTCGTCCGCGGCCGGCACTGGTACGTCGAGGTCCGCCGCGGCTTCCGGCCGTGGTGGGAGGTCGACGCCGGCAGCTGGTCGGCGAGCCGCGAGCGGATCGCCGACGTCGCCGAGCAGATCCGCCGCGGCCAGACCCCCGCGCGCACCCTCGACGTCCCGGAGCTCGAGCACCCCTGACCCGCCGGCGACGCGGCGTACCGGCGCCTCGGCGTACCCGCCGGAGTGGCGCTCGCGACCGGGAGAACGACGACCCGGCGCGACCCGAAGTTCCTGACCGGTGGGTAACAAGGCATATGTCACACGCATCCCGGTCCGCAGACCCTGAGCCGAGAGGTAGCGTGACACCTCGTGGCAACCCCGACCCTCGTCAAGGGGGCGCGCGCGACGCGCTCCACCGTGGCGCTCAAGATCATCATGGCCGTCAGCGGCCTCGTCTTCATCGGCTACGTGCTCGCGCACATGTACGGCAACCTCAAGGCGTTCGCCGGCCACGACGCGTTCAACGACTACGCCGAGCACCTGCGGGAGTTCGGTGAGCCGATGCTCCCCCACGAGGGCTTCCTCTGGGTGATGCGTGTCGTGCTCGTCGTGGCGCTGGTGGCGCACGTCGCCGCGGCCGTCGCGCTGGCCCGCCGTGCGGCGAACGCCCGGACCGTGAAGTACCAGGTCAAGAAGAACAACCACTCCTCGGTCTCCTCGCGCACCATGCGCTGGGGCGGCGCCGCGCTGCTGCTGTTCCTCATCTGGCACCTGCTGAACTTCACCGTCCCGAAGGTGAACCCCGCCGGCGGCCCGACCGACGACGCCTACAACCTGATGATCGACTCCTTCGACATCTGGTGGATGACCCTCATCTACCTCCTGGCGATGCTCGCGCTCGGCTTCCACCTGCACCACGGGACGTTCAGCGCGATCCAGACCCTCGGCTTCACCAACACCGCCTCCTCCCGTGCCCGCGCCAAGCAGGCCGGCTGGGTGCTCGCGGTCGTGATCGCCGGCGGCTTCTCGCTGGTCCCCCTGTCCGTCCTCGCCGGCATCATCGAGAAGTAAGGAAGGCGCACCATGGCCTCCGCCCAGGGCACGACGCCCCTCAACCAGCCCTCCCAGCAGGTCTCCGACGACGCCCGCGGCTACTACACGCCCGGCGCCCCGCTCGTCGACCCGGTCGCCCCGACCGGCCCGATCGACCAGCGCTGGAGCCAGCGCAAGTTCGACAACCGCCTGGTCAACCCGGCCAACCGTCGCAAGCTCGACGTGATCATCGTCGGCACCGGCCTGGCCGGCGGCGCCGCCGCGGCCACGCTCGGCGAGGCCGGCTACAACGTGAAGTCCTTCTGCTACCAGGACTCCCCGCGCCGCGCGCACTCGATCGCCGCGCAGGGCGGCATCAACGCCGCCAAGAACTACAAGGAGGACGGCGACTCGACGTTCCGTCTCTTCTACGACACCGTCAAGGGCGGCGACTACCGCTCGCGGGAGTCGAACGTCTACCGCCTGGCCGAGGTCAGCGCCAACATCATCGACCAGTGCGTCGCGCAGGGCGTCCCCTTCGCCCGCGAGTACGGCGGCCTGCTCGACAACCGCTCCTTCGGCGGCGTGCAGGTCTCCCGCACGTTCTACGCCCGCGGCCAGACCGGCCAGCAGCTGCTGCTCGGCGCCTACCAGGCCATGGAGCGCCAGGTCGCGGCCGGCACGGTCGAGCAGTTCACCCGCCACGAGATGCTCGAGCTCGTCGTCGTCGACGGCAAGGCCCGCGGCATCATCGCCCGCGACATGGTGACCGGCGAGATCCAGACCCACCTCGCCGACGTCGTCGTCATCGCCTCCGGCGGCTACGGCAACGTCTTCTTCCTCTCCACCAACGCGATGG is a window encoding:
- a CDS encoding right-handed parallel beta-helix repeat-containing protein → MSAPTAAERGDTVHVAVRRLIRAVCLVAVVGIVLGLAVLRQHIEPPDPAAPADEAPVAAPALDEVPAEVAVLAAEDARLRAVSLGPAVGTTRVGATVVLGPRPAAYGVDALVAAGALRRTGPGVVELVRPVVARRGARVALHLPATTLRMHSGARAHASLVTWGGDLALSGAPGRPLRLVGWDPRRKAADRETSDGRAYLLVKDGRLRLADVETDHLGYWSGRTGGLAVTGSPETSATADLVGVRVRASHIGLYLSGVERSVVRRTEVTAVERDGVEVTNRSHRVRLTGVSVDRSGGAAIKVGNGASRVVVERARLTRSGGYGLLVDGSPLADGPNSAGYSTTNYAGVVLRRSLVADNDGGGVLVLRLDGLQVDRSTLLADGTALAVRGPADGLVVDRSVVRSQGATGIVVEEVSGARVERSTVRARTTGVSLTDSTGEVRGNDIAVGTGTGVRVAGEDARAVVDGNAMTGRGPGAVADADGAEVQQGDTTGAWSYRPRAVLWLEEHGSALPGLLVLVVPAFGTVFVRRRRRGQRELRRLLEQALVARGREALAGYAPPRTQAPVGAAGSTFEAEPEAGPDVGPHVGPDVGPHVGPDVGGAGVPAADPAAPLGGRRFTGPQDFAVAAVLEAGYPVGDVARALRVPTARVRAWVEEARASADA
- a CDS encoding glycosyltransferase — protein: MELLPHVRDLPGWLVPFGVIGIVSWTFWLVRKLLSATSRPVLNDFRTTTTVVVPSFREDPDVLLRCLETWLAQGPSRIIIVLDLADTEAQERIEALGRPEVEVVMFKHNGKRSALGVGMRMVDTELVIFVDSDTVWEAGMHDAIQMPFADPAVGAVSTRQNVYLPKTSIWRRVADWIIDLRYYDYAPAMGRFGGVICASGRTSAYRAAVIVPQVDRLENEIFRGRQCIAGDDGRMTWLTISQGYRVAHQDSARALSMFPDTFKAFVKQRVRWSRNSYRCYLTAIRHGWIFRVPLISQVTVMQILLTPVSSTIALAYVALAVRSDHPWTALAAALVWLFVGRAIRGMSHLWRRPEDVWILPVVALVILFIAGPVKTYAFFTMNKQGWLTRSADTIGGEGQSEASLSKAPAPV
- a CDS encoding right-handed parallel beta-helix repeat-containing protein, whose amino-acid sequence is MRAARSAARLALASLALGLVAGTAGCSGGPAAPEGVGAPTGCDGPPRIGSSAELRVALAEASPGDVLVLAEGRYDGRFRATVSGTAERPVTLCGPAGAVLDGGSTGGGYTLHLEEASYWRLVGFSVTGAQKGLVLDGASHNRVVGLRISGTGQEGLHLRTGSSDNLVARNRVWATGLVDPGFGEGVYVGSARSNWCELTDCEPDRSDGNRVVGNRVWGTGAEAVDIKEGTRGGVLRGNRLRGGRVVDSVVDLKGNGWVVAGNRIVAPTGDGVQVHVVAPGWGRRNAVRANDVTAPAGLAVDVVGAARAAGTVVACDQGPRTPTGRVTNVACR
- a CDS encoding response regulator, with protein sequence MSRADEQSRVDEHRVAVVVEDDPDTARLLEVILTQAGFEVHVAADGPSGVEAVRRHRPVLTTVDVWLPGIDGFEVTRQVRTFSDTYLVMVSALGGEDDILGGFEAGADDYVRKPFRPRELRARVLGVMRRPPARIRPAAPVVAPADPPWADPPWADPPWADPAAPVPEPSAVVPEPPAPPPQPAGPVVFDGALIRFRGLLVDPGAGTASADGRLLALDRMQFDLLELLLYSGEHPSTAGSLALSLRGEPYQPGAVVAESDEVLVTQAVHALLAELGDHRPDPRWIEVLPGPLFRLVPPA
- the meaB gene encoding methylmalonyl Co-A mutase-associated GTPase MeaB, with product MRPDVPTLVEGIRSGRRAAVSQAITLVESSRPQHRELARELLTALADGGHGAGGREVVRVGISGVPGVGKSTFIESLGTRLTSAGHRVGVLAVDPSSVRTGGSVLGDKTRMGRLATDPQAFIRPSPSAGTLGGVARATVQAMAVLEAASYDVVLVETVGVGQSEVTVAGMVDTFLFLTLARTGDQLQGIKKGILEIADVIAVNKADGDREAEARVAARDLAGALRMVRGMEEWAPPVVTCSGLTDVGVDDLWERVLAHRAHLGGDGLARKRAEQQLDFTWAMVRDELDQRLRHSPAVRAVRDEVRAAVLAGELPATVAADRILAAYDQGRTAPA